The Anaerolineales bacterium genome includes a region encoding these proteins:
- a CDS encoding Ig-like domain-containing protein codes for MSRPSPTNLSFALFTCLVVTLAACAPAATGPRVWIDVPTTGARIDPGQELRIRSHAYAPGGVAEVLLSVNGEPYSREPVAAVGEAFSHAAQTWTADQPGEYSLRVVAYDVAGAASAPAVVWVTVGSPLAPALLAPSTPSQPIVTEGPTAAPATPTSTPSPPVTAKLWVDQAELTAGECTTLHWDTAFATQVFLGTTAVDAMGAMQICPQDSTAYRLRASGPSGEIERTVGLAVTAPQDTEGPSLSGLSNSPASIWDGSGCGATTATVTVTATDASGVAKVELHYRVVKGSEQGEWRVRSMSPAGGNTYSATLGPAELGASLALYGGGTVEYRVRASDSQGNSAQSGKSTFSAQVCFG; via the coding sequence GTGAGCCGTCCATCTCCGACGAATCTCAGCTTTGCGTTGTTCACGTGCCTCGTGGTGACCCTAGCGGCATGTGCTCCGGCCGCGACGGGGCCTCGAGTGTGGATCGACGTGCCGACAACCGGGGCGCGGATTGATCCCGGCCAGGAGTTGCGCATCCGCTCGCACGCCTATGCCCCCGGGGGCGTCGCCGAAGTTCTGCTCAGTGTCAACGGCGAACCCTACAGCCGCGAGCCTGTTGCCGCGGTCGGCGAGGCCTTCAGCCATGCTGCGCAGACCTGGACTGCGGACCAGCCGGGGGAGTATTCCCTCCGAGTGGTCGCGTATGACGTTGCCGGCGCCGCCAGCGCCCCCGCCGTGGTTTGGGTCACGGTGGGGTCGCCGTTGGCGCCCGCTCTGCTTGCGCCGTCGACACCGAGCCAACCGATCGTGACAGAGGGGCCGACGGCCGCACCGGCCACACCGACGAGCACACCATCGCCGCCCGTCACCGCCAAGTTGTGGGTGGACCAGGCGGAGTTGACGGCCGGCGAGTGCACCACCCTGCACTGGGATACCGCCTTCGCCACGCAGGTGTTCCTCGGGACGACGGCCGTGGATGCAATGGGGGCGATGCAGATCTGCCCGCAGGACTCCACGGCGTACCGACTGAGGGCGTCAGGTCCCTCGGGCGAGATCGAGCGGACCGTCGGCCTCGCGGTCACAGCTCCTCAGGACACAGAGGGACCGTCGCTGAGTGGCTTGTCCAACTCGCCGGCTTCGATCTGGGACGGTTCGGGCTGCGGCGCTACAACGGCGACAGTCACTGTGACGGCCACGGACGCCTCCGGCGTTGCGAAGGTCGAGCTGCACTACCGCGTCGTGAAGGGTTCAGAGCAAGGGGAGTGGCGCGTCCGATCGATGTCCCCGGCCGGAGGCAACACTTACTCGGCCACCCTTGGACCGGCAGAGCTCGGTGCAAGCTTGGCGCTCTACGGCGGCGGCACGGTCGAATACCGGGTGCGCGCGAGCGATAGCCAGGGGAATTCGGCGCAATCTGGCAAGTCAACCTTCTCTGCA